In Alicyclobacillus macrosporangiidus CPP55, a single window of DNA contains:
- a CDS encoding TetR/AcrR family transcriptional regulator: protein MLSLTYRSVKEVVLIPRTEKVNQQIRDERKEQILAAAAKVFARNGFVGTRVDDIASAAGVSKGLIYHYFGGKEEIFNTLVDRAVRGTIHLYQHAFGLPGSAAERLRWLIEQVVVGLSEQPYVFMVVLQAFVSDAVPQEARHVISTLAAEIRSIVTQFIADGQKDGEIVQGDPEHLAFLLGSCIQGLAVAKTMAMPMPSVSTADSLIRLFTQTR from the coding sequence GTGTTATCGTTGACTTATCGTTCAGTCAAAGAGGTGGTTCTTATCCCGCGCACCGAGAAAGTCAACCAACAGATTCGCGATGAGCGAAAGGAACAAATTCTCGCGGCGGCAGCAAAAGTATTCGCTCGGAACGGATTTGTCGGGACGCGAGTCGATGACATCGCTTCTGCGGCGGGGGTGAGCAAGGGCCTGATCTACCACTACTTCGGCGGGAAAGAAGAGATATTCAACACCCTTGTCGACAGGGCCGTACGGGGGACCATTCACCTCTACCAGCACGCGTTTGGGTTGCCTGGGAGCGCCGCCGAGCGGCTGCGATGGTTGATTGAACAGGTGGTCGTCGGTTTGTCCGAGCAGCCGTACGTGTTCATGGTGGTTCTTCAGGCGTTTGTGAGTGACGCTGTGCCTCAGGAGGCGCGTCATGTTATTTCAACGTTGGCCGCCGAGATCCGGTCCATCGTCACCCAATTCATCGCGGACGGACAGAAAGACGGGGAGATTGTTCAGGGAGATCCGGAACACTTGGCATTTCTGTTGGGGTCATGCATCCAAGGATTGGCCGTTGCCAAGACCATGGCCATGCCCATGCCGTCTGTGTCCACTGCCGACAGCCTGATACGGCTGTTTACGCAGACTAGGTGA
- a CDS encoding DUF6054 family protein, with translation MSELSFRVNLSPGEAYNRVREKEEADLVHEEFHDLGDGRAIGTLVFERYYFRTSNRAALVVIIDNLNGQTEVRSIAIGSSEGLFLKFDWGAASSFASTVERILKDHIQE, from the coding sequence ATGAGTGAACTGAGCTTTCGTGTGAACCTGTCTCCAGGTGAAGCCTACAACAGGGTCCGTGAGAAGGAGGAAGCGGATCTGGTGCATGAGGAGTTCCATGACTTGGGGGATGGACGCGCGATTGGAACGTTGGTCTTCGAACGGTATTATTTCCGTACCAGTAACCGGGCGGCGCTCGTCGTCATCATCGACAACCTGAATGGGCAGACCGAGGTGCGCTCCATCGCGATAGGAAGTTCGGAAGGGCTGTTCTTAAAATTCGACTGGGGGGCCGCCAGCAGTTTTGCCAGCACGGTCGAACGCATTCTCAAAGACCACATCCAGGAATAG
- the tnpA gene encoding IS200/IS605 family transposase has translation MEYKSNRNVVYSCKYHVVWCPKYRRKVLVGGVDERLKEILQAVAEERRAEIIEMDVMPDHVHLLVEVDPQFGIHRLVKLMKGRSSRILRQEFPWLRSRLPSLWTNSYFVSTVGGAPLAVIKQYIENQKSV, from the coding sequence ATGGAGTACAAATCCAATCGAAACGTTGTGTATTCATGCAAATACCACGTTGTCTGGTGCCCAAAGTATCGTCGAAAGGTTCTGGTGGGCGGTGTGGATGAACGGCTCAAGGAAATCCTCCAGGCCGTAGCGGAAGAACGCCGTGCGGAAATCATCGAAATGGATGTCATGCCGGACCATGTGCATTTGCTCGTGGAAGTGGACCCGCAGTTTGGCATCCACCGCTTGGTCAAACTGATGAAAGGCCGTTCGTCAAGAATCTTGCGTCAAGAATTTCCGTGGCTTAGGAGCCGGTTGCCGAGCTTGTGGACCAACTCCTACTTTGTCTCCACCGTTGGAGGTGCGCCGCTTGCCGTCATCAAACAATACATCGAAAACCAAAAATCGGTATGA
- a CDS encoding type 1 glutamine amidotransferase domain-containing protein, with product MKRVAFLLANEFEDSEMKAPYEAIKGAGHETVIIGLKKGEQLTGKNKQATYTTDASIDEVKADQFDAVVIPGGSSPENLRLNKQIQQFVKDMDSQGKLIAAICHGPQILISAGLAKGKTLTCYPPLKDDLINAGAHYVDQEVVVDGNYVSSRMPADEPAFIRETLNKLGAPVTQA from the coding sequence ATGAAGCGAGTCGCTTTCCTGCTGGCCAACGAATTCGAGGACTCGGAGATGAAAGCACCGTACGAAGCCATTAAAGGAGCGGGCCACGAAACGGTTATCATCGGGCTGAAAAAAGGTGAACAACTGACAGGCAAGAACAAACAGGCGACGTACACGACCGACGCTTCCATCGACGAAGTGAAGGCGGATCAGTTTGACGCGGTCGTCATTCCGGGCGGATCGTCACCGGAAAACCTGCGTCTGAACAAACAAATACAGCAGTTTGTCAAGGACATGGACAGTCAGGGCAAACTGATTGCGGCCATCTGCCATGGGCCGCAAATTTTGATCAGCGCAGGCCTTGCGAAGGGCAAGACATTGACATGCTATCCTCCATTAAAAGATGATTTGATCAACGCAGGCGCCCACTACGTCGATCAAGAAGTGGTGGTCGACGGCAACTACGTTTCGTCGCGGATGCCAGCGGACGAACCGGCGTTTATCCGCGAAACGTTGAACAAGCTGGGGGCGCCCGTCACGCAGGCTTGA